The Cucumis melo cultivar AY chromosome 6, USDA_Cmelo_AY_1.0, whole genome shotgun sequence genome includes a region encoding these proteins:
- the LOC103483679 gene encoding VAN3-binding protein-like, with protein sequence MSRPTTHTPLDSSLEFLSRSWRVSPSTSHLSKIPTTTRAGGDIVLEDSGSDAEGFLVFMNPFSFTSSETSQMVMDRILSHSQDVSPRTSGRLSHSSGPLNAGHSGGGSLSDSPPFSPSEIAELDAKLYRSNYSFSTHLRATVNGTSGASAALGGGKTVGRWLKERKERRKEENRVQNAQLHAAVSVAGVAAAIAAIASASVSSTGVNDGEEVPKTDIAMASAATLVAAQCVEAAEAMGAEHDHLASVISSAVNVRSAGDIMTLTAAAATALRGAATLKSRAMKDLWNAAPVIPIEKGIGGSSSIGYNNDNNHGNFNNIIMNQKFSGELGPVGAAYESDLQIQRGDNFFNVCYRGLLANGCELLKRTRNGDLHWKLVSVYINRMNQVVVKMKSRHVAGTITKKKKNFVVDVVKDIPAWPGRHLLEGGEDRRYFGLKTLLRGVVEFECRNQREYEMWTQGVSKLLLMAAERLCKF encoded by the exons ATGTCCCGGCCGACCACTCACACCCCTCTTGATTCCTCCTTGGAATTCTTATCCAGATCTTGGAGAGTTTCCCCGTCCACGTCCCACTTATCCAAGATTCCGACCACCACTCGTGCCGGTGGTGATATTGTTTTAGAAGATTCCGGCAGCGACGCGGAGGGGTTTTTGGTGTTTATGAATCCATTTTCATTTACGTCTTCTGAAACTTCCCAAATGGTTATGGATCGTATTTTGTCACATTCG CAAGACGTATCTCCTCGGACTTCCGGTAGGTTGTCGCATAGTAGCGGACCACTGAATGCCGGGCACAGCGGCGGTGGTTCATTGAGCGATAGCCCTCCGTTTTCTCCCTCCGAAATCGCCGAGCTCGACGCCAAG CTTTACCGCTCCAATTATTCTTTCAGTACCCATTTGAGAGCCACAGTGAATGGCACCTCCGGCGCTTCTGCAGCTCTCGGTGGCGGGAAGACCGTTGGCCGGTGGTTGAAGGAGCGTAAGGAGAGGAGGAAAGAGGAAAACAGAGTTCAGAATGCTCAGCTTCATGCTGCTGTTTCGGTTGCAGGGGTTGCCGCCGCCATCGCCGCCATCGCCTCTGCTTCTGTTTCTTCCACCGGTGTCAACGACGGCGAAGAGGTTCCCAAGACTGATATAGCTATGGCCTCTGCCGCTACTTTGGTTGCCGCTCAATGTGTGGAGGCCGCTGAGGCTATGGGAGCTGAACATGATCACCTTGCTTCCGTTATTAGCTCCGCCGTCAATGTCAGGTCCGCCGGCGATATCATGACCctcaccgccgccgccgccacaG CATTAAGAGGAGCGGCCACGTTGAAGTCTCGAGCGATGAAGGATTTGTGGAATGCAGCGCCTGTTATCCCGATAGAAAAGGGGATTGGAGGTTCGTCGAGTATTGGCTACAATAACGATAACAACCATGGTAATTTTAATAACATCATCATGAATCAAAAGTTTAGTGGGGAGCTTGGACCAGTTGGTGCTGCATATGAGTCAGACCTTCAAATTCAACGTGGAGATAATTTCTTCAATGTTTGCTATAGAGGATTGCTTGCCAATGGGTGTGAGCTACTTAAACGTACCCGCAATG GTGATCTTCATTGGAAACTTGTCTCTGTCTATATCAATAGAATGAATCAG GTTGTGGTGAAGATGAAGAGTAGACACGTGGCAGGGACCataaccaaaaagaaaaaga ATTTTGTGGTGGATGTAGTGAAAGATATTCCAGCATGGCCAGGGCGGCACTTGTTGGAGGGGGGTGAGGATCGACGTTACTTCGGGCTGAAAACGCTGCTGCGAGGGGTGGTGGAATTCGAGTGTAGAAACCAAAGAGAGTATGAGATGTGGACACAAGGAGTTTCTAAGCTCCTTCTTATGGCAGCTGAAAGGCTTTGTAAGTTTTGA